Proteins encoded in a region of the Roseateles sp. SL47 genome:
- a CDS encoding FHA domain-containing protein, producing MQLRVLTGLHRGAVLDLDEEAGSLTLGQSPMADAPMADAGLADLHCRLQLQDRQWSLAPADGQVLDARGQALRGPVVLAQGDCFQLGDVWMAFQAAEDAWMEAPTRTMGKRTGGARGDARGKGGAPGQHASVGKGRKGGGRGLLGSLGLGGEAAAASASAAAQTHGRAPGAATYPRMRASLASGALVVVMLPFAAWFVSSAWGRAEQRAPGLPPAGAPALSALAASTPAGTQGTSSVSAADLAEEFTHGLAERELVDKLDLTLKPDRWEIRGSLDAEEQRRFERLLVRFTEHRKPAFPIDVALVTPAELLPFKVVEIVSGKNAVIVTDGGARLSVGDTVEGYKLATVEPGKAVFSGKRRIEVLL from the coding sequence ATGCAACTCCGAGTACTTACCGGCCTTCACCGCGGGGCCGTTCTGGATCTGGACGAGGAAGCGGGCTCGCTGACCCTGGGCCAGTCGCCCATGGCCGATGCGCCCATGGCGGATGCCGGCCTGGCGGACCTGCATTGCCGATTGCAGCTGCAGGACCGGCAGTGGAGCCTGGCGCCAGCGGATGGTCAGGTCCTGGATGCGCGCGGTCAGGCGCTGCGGGGGCCGGTGGTCCTGGCGCAAGGGGACTGCTTTCAGCTGGGAGACGTGTGGATGGCTTTTCAGGCCGCGGAAGATGCCTGGATGGAGGCGCCGACGCGCACGATGGGCAAGCGCACGGGAGGCGCCCGGGGCGATGCGCGGGGCAAGGGCGGGGCGCCTGGCCAGCACGCCAGCGTGGGGAAGGGCCGCAAGGGCGGCGGTCGCGGCCTGCTGGGGAGCCTGGGGCTGGGCGGCGAGGCGGCAGCAGCCTCGGCCTCGGCTGCGGCCCAGACTCACGGGCGGGCCCCCGGCGCCGCCACCTATCCCCGCATGCGGGCGTCACTTGCCAGCGGTGCACTGGTCGTGGTGATGCTGCCGTTTGCCGCCTGGTTCGTGTCTTCCGCGTGGGGACGCGCAGAGCAGCGCGCGCCCGGGCTGCCGCCGGCGGGCGCACCCGCGCTGTCTGCCCTTGCCGCGTCCACGCCAGCAGGGACGCAGGGGACGTCCTCCGTCTCCGCCGCCGATCTGGCCGAGGAATTCACGCACGGGCTTGCCGAGCGCGAGCTGGTCGACAAGCTGGACCTGACCCTGAAGCCGGACCGCTGGGAGATCCGCGGCAGCCTGGACGCCGAGGAACAGCGGCGTTTCGAGCGCCTGCTGGTGCGCTTCACCGAGCACCGGAAACCCGCCTTCCCGATCGACGTGGCCCTGGTCACGCCGGCCGAGCTGCTGCCGTTCAAGGTGGTGGAGATCGTCAGCGGCAAGAACGCGGTGATCGTGACGGACGGTGGCGCCCGGCTGTCGGTGGGTGATACGGTCGAGGGCTACAAGCTGGCCACGGTGGAACCCGGCAAGGCGGTCTTCAGCGGCAAGCGTCGCATCGAGGTGCTGCTGTGA
- a CDS encoding FliI/YscN family ATPase, which translates to MTGWPTPPALRSADGLAAALERQRQAVGRAALVRASGHVLKVSGPLIQAALPSVRMGEMCSIGPLPQSGARLSAEVIGFQDHHALLSPFGATDGVGPGTPVQPLGRPQALRVGRHLLGQLLDGFGQPVAGALVSGPDTVEVPVRAPAPAVLERQPVTEPLPTGVRVIDGLLTLGRGQRMGVFAGPGCGKTTLMKSIGAAVQCDVVVYALIGERGRELAEMADMLHDPALRERVVIVGATSDRSAGERMRAAYTATAIAEGFRAQGKNVLLLVDSLTRYVRAVRETSIAAGEPTGRTGLPASVYAELPRLVERAGNTRQGSISALYMVLAEGAVRDDPVADEVRSLVDGHIVLSAALAEKGIFPAVKVLESLSRLMPDIVSAEHQQAAREVRRLMSRYEDMELLIRLGEVKPGADPETDRAVAAHDDILAYQQQRLKAPGGFEAAVRQLSDIARRYAA; encoded by the coding sequence GTGACCGGGTGGCCGACGCCGCCCGCCCTGCGCTCTGCCGATGGCCTGGCCGCCGCGCTGGAGCGCCAACGACAGGCGGTGGGCCGCGCGGCGCTGGTCAGGGCCAGCGGGCATGTGCTGAAGGTCAGCGGGCCGCTCATCCAGGCGGCGCTGCCCAGCGTGCGCATGGGCGAGATGTGCAGCATCGGGCCGCTGCCGCAGAGCGGGGCACGTCTGTCCGCCGAGGTGATCGGCTTCCAGGACCATCATGCGCTGTTGTCGCCGTTCGGCGCCACGGACGGCGTTGGACCGGGGACACCCGTGCAGCCCCTGGGGCGCCCGCAGGCGCTGAGGGTGGGGCGGCACCTGCTGGGCCAGCTGCTGGACGGTTTCGGGCAGCCGGTCGCCGGTGCGCTGGTGAGCGGACCTGATACGGTGGAGGTGCCCGTGCGTGCGCCGGCACCGGCCGTGCTGGAGCGCCAGCCCGTCACCGAGCCGCTGCCCACCGGCGTGCGCGTCATTGACGGACTGTTGACCCTGGGACGCGGCCAGCGCATGGGCGTGTTTGCCGGACCGGGCTGCGGCAAGACCACGCTGATGAAATCGATCGGTGCGGCGGTGCAGTGCGATGTGGTGGTGTATGCCCTCATCGGCGAGCGCGGCCGCGAGCTGGCGGAAATGGCCGACATGCTGCATGACCCCGCCCTGCGGGAGCGCGTGGTCATCGTCGGCGCCACGTCGGACCGCTCCGCCGGCGAGCGCATGCGCGCCGCCTACACGGCCACGGCCATTGCCGAGGGCTTCCGGGCCCAGGGCAAGAATGTGCTGCTGCTGGTGGACTCGTTGACCCGCTATGTGCGGGCGGTACGGGAGACCAGCATCGCGGCGGGTGAACCTACCGGCCGCACCGGCCTGCCTGCATCGGTCTACGCGGAGCTGCCGAGGCTGGTGGAGCGGGCAGGCAATACGCGCCAGGGGTCGATCTCCGCGCTCTACATGGTGCTGGCGGAAGGGGCCGTGCGCGACGATCCGGTGGCGGACGAAGTGAGGTCCTTGGTGGATGGGCACATCGTCCTCAGCGCTGCGCTGGCGGAGAAAGGCATCTTCCCCGCCGTGAAGGTGCTGGAGAGCCTGAGCCGGCTGATGCCGGACATCGTTTCTGCGGAGCATCAGCAGGCGGCGCGGGAGGTGCGTCGGCTGATGTCACGCTATGAGGACATGGAGCTGCTGATCCGGCTGGGTGAAGTCAAGCCCGGCGCCGACCCGGAGACCGACCGGGCAGTGGCCGCCCATGACGACATCCTGGCCTACCAGCAACAGCGCCTGAAGGCGCCGGGCGGGTTCGAGGCGGCAGTCCGGCAGTTGTCGGACATCGCGCGGCGCTACGCCGCCTGA
- a CDS encoding flagellar hook-length control protein FliK: MPNMPPGAFPGRAFPARDRTGADRADGGTRLARDDAPGPNGRGRDADPQAAEAEGSGPGRAEPADRHERQPAVDRAERADPQARVDAIDERPPFDPSDPFDQAVPLLSPDVQLPSSWCPEDTADLGDAVREFRAALESPLSADMPLQHLAGEIGGHLDSSMEEARWLQGLQASPTGQGLQFEFSVDVPGMGPLTGRMVIGKGRAELELQAHRPATAAALRAQAPQLRQLVQRHSEGDVELWVL; encoded by the coding sequence ATGCCGAACATGCCGCCCGGCGCCTTTCCTGGCAGGGCGTTCCCGGCGAGGGATCGCACAGGTGCCGATCGTGCCGACGGCGGAACTCGCCTGGCACGGGATGATGCACCGGGCCCAAACGGTCGAGGCAGGGATGCTGACCCACAGGCAGCGGAAGCCGAGGGCAGCGGCCCGGGTCGCGCCGAGCCTGCCGACCGCCATGAACGCCAACCCGCCGTCGACCGGGCCGAACGGGCCGACCCGCAGGCCCGAGTAGACGCGATCGACGAGCGGCCGCCGTTCGACCCCTCGGATCCGTTCGACCAGGCGGTTCCACTCCTGTCCCCCGACGTCCAATTGCCCTCCAGCTGGTGTCCTGAGGACACCGCCGACCTGGGGGACGCCGTTCGCGAGTTCCGCGCGGCGCTGGAGTCGCCGCTGAGCGCCGACATGCCGCTGCAACACCTGGCGGGCGAGATCGGCGGGCATCTGGACAGCTCCATGGAAGAAGCCCGCTGGCTGCAGGGTCTGCAGGCGTCGCCCACCGGTCAGGGCCTGCAGTTCGAGTTCTCGGTGGACGTTCCCGGCATGGGGCCGCTCACCGGACGGATGGTGATCGGCAAGGGCCGCGCAGAGCTGGAGCTGCAGGCCCACCGGCCCGCCACGGCTGCGGCCCTGCGGGCGCAGGCCCCGCAATTGCGGCAACTGGTGCAGCGGCACTCCGAAGGTGATGTGGAGCTGTGGGTGCTGTGA
- a CDS encoding FliM/FliN family flagellar motor switch protein: MTNTGTLTDTRGHAGGGARASGQPSRRGESSTQPLPLHQPHQPRTVDAATARLASLLGAGRRGWLRLAQTRLSLTLSGMTPSTPSLPASLDAQVDGLRMQTASGVLVVSPAQPLLRVLTQIDVPESGPLQRLLLDLAVQTLPPGWMSLFGDPVLSITHGREASGHEPGMFTLSLVLSDGHMRLPLTLRGTTPALLAVLSRTGWSAVPVDPPMLSHHQRLKVPLRLGESLVTAVALRDLAPGDVVLIEQPLFDRHGQGQLRLGRRVALCELSLGNRVECRFTNWAYGSHDGPTAAPVALPPGLVSNPSPPHAMDADALKPYHLQQDADEPSPQRGEDVPPASPREDVEPADSPNTAPLLDDLPVRLSFDLGTLELRLGEIQALVPGTVLPLAAGLPAMVQVRCEGRLVATGELVEVDGRLGVELAHLGARA, encoded by the coding sequence ATGACAAACACCGGCACACTGACCGATACGCGCGGCCACGCGGGCGGCGGCGCACGCGCGAGTGGGCAGCCGTCCCGACGCGGCGAATCATCCACCCAACCGCTCCCGCTGCACCAACCACACCAACCGCGCACGGTGGACGCCGCAACGGCCCGACTGGCAAGCCTGCTCGGCGCGGGCCGACGCGGATGGCTGCGGCTGGCGCAGACCCGTCTCTCGCTCACGCTGTCCGGCATGACGCCGTCGACGCCCAGCCTGCCCGCCAGCCTGGACGCACAGGTGGACGGCCTGCGCATGCAGACCGCGTCGGGTGTGCTGGTGGTGTCGCCGGCACAGCCGCTGCTGCGCGTGCTGACCCAGATCGACGTCCCCGAAAGCGGGCCGCTGCAACGCCTGCTGCTGGACCTGGCGGTCCAGACCCTGCCACCTGGCTGGATGAGCCTTTTTGGGGACCCCGTGCTGTCGATCACGCACGGGCGGGAAGCCAGCGGGCATGAGCCCGGGATGTTCACGCTGTCGCTGGTGCTGAGTGACGGCCACATGCGCCTGCCGCTGACCCTGCGCGGCACGACGCCGGCCCTGTTGGCGGTCCTGTCCCGAACCGGCTGGTCAGCCGTGCCCGTGGACCCTCCGATGCTGTCGCACCACCAGCGCCTCAAGGTGCCGCTGCGGCTGGGAGAGAGCCTGGTGACTGCCGTCGCCCTGCGCGACCTGGCGCCCGGCGACGTGGTGCTGATCGAGCAGCCCCTGTTCGACCGGCATGGACAAGGTCAGCTTCGGTTGGGCCGACGCGTTGCACTTTGTGAGCTTTCCCTCGGGAACCGGGTCGAGTGCCGGTTCACCAACTGGGCGTATGGGTCACACGACGGGCCGACCGCGGCGCCGGTCGCGCTGCCCCCGGGTCTTGTCTCCAACCCTTCACCCCCCCACGCCATGGATGCAGACGCCCTCAAACCGTATCACCTCCAGCAGGACGCCGATGAGCCGTCGCCCCAGCGGGGCGAGGACGTCCCCCCCGCCTCGCCCCGGGAGGATGTCGAGCCCGCGGACAGCCCCAACACGGCGCCGCTGCTGGACGATCTGCCCGTGCGCCTGAGCTTTGACCTTGGCACGCTGGAGCTGCGCCTCGGCGAGATCCAGGCGCTGGTCCCGGGCACCGTGCTGCCGCTGGCCGCGGGCCTGCCGGCGATGGTGCAGGTGCGCTGTGAAGGGCGTCTGGTGGCCACGGGTGAGCTGGTGGAGGTGGATGGCCGCCTCGGCGTGGAACTCGCCCACCTGGGAGCACGGGCTTGA
- the sctR gene encoding type III secretion system export apparatus subunit SctR: MDGLSVTLLLAALSLLPLLIVSTTAFLKIVIVLMITRNAIGVQQVPPSIAVYGIAMMMTAFVMAPTLQTVAGSITQALQERPQQQWQQTASRTVEPLRQFMLKYAKPEDREQFLDKARKLWPPEQAAQAKSDDFFILVPAFMISEIQAGFEMGFLIYIPFLVIDLIVSNLLLALGMQMVSPMTISLPLKLFLFVAVDGWGKLLRALLDSYL; the protein is encoded by the coding sequence ATGGACGGCCTGAGCGTCACGCTCCTGCTGGCGGCGCTGTCGCTGCTGCCGCTGCTGATCGTGTCGACCACCGCCTTTCTGAAGATCGTCATCGTGCTGATGATCACCCGCAACGCTATCGGCGTGCAGCAGGTGCCGCCCAGCATCGCGGTCTACGGCATCGCGATGATGATGACCGCCTTCGTCATGGCGCCAACCCTGCAGACGGTGGCGGGCTCCATCACCCAGGCCCTTCAGGAGCGACCCCAGCAGCAGTGGCAACAGACAGCGTCCCGCACGGTGGAGCCGCTGCGCCAGTTCATGCTCAAGTACGCCAAGCCGGAGGACCGCGAGCAGTTCCTGGACAAGGCCCGCAAGCTGTGGCCGCCCGAGCAGGCGGCGCAGGCCAAGAGCGACGATTTCTTCATCCTGGTCCCCGCATTCATGATCTCGGAGATCCAGGCGGGCTTCGAGATGGGCTTCCTCATCTACATCCCTTTCCTGGTCATTGACCTGATCGTCTCCAACCTGCTGCTGGCCCTGGGCATGCAGATGGTTTCCCCCATGACGATTTCGCTGCCGCTCAAACTCTTCCTCTTCGTGGCTGTGGACGGCTGGGGCAAACTGTTGCGGGCCCTGCTGGACTCCTACCTGTGA
- the sctT gene encoding type III secretion system export apparatus subunit SctT: MTDITQTGLVEFANAALRAAVLGVPRLFVCMALLPLFPSSVFPRLLKVGVAMGLGAPVCLGVYWQMQEAQAVNIGALVAKECVLGLLLGLMLAAPLWAIEAVGTLTDNQRGANAAQQVTPFAQADASVIGSALLQAMVVVLAASGAFALVYRFLLFSFEAWPVLQPLPDLTVFSLDHSLRRFGEFVMKAVLFAAPMLTIVLLIDFVFALMGVFAPQLQTYFAAFPMKSLCAILVLALYLTVLLGHGERYLLQTLDQETRLLEQQSGQQE, encoded by the coding sequence ATGACCGACATCACGCAGACCGGCCTGGTGGAGTTCGCCAATGCCGCCCTGAGGGCGGCTGTGCTCGGCGTGCCACGATTGTTCGTCTGCATGGCCTTGCTGCCGCTGTTCCCGTCCAGCGTGTTTCCTCGGCTGCTCAAGGTGGGGGTGGCCATGGGCCTGGGCGCGCCGGTCTGCCTGGGGGTGTACTGGCAGATGCAGGAGGCGCAGGCGGTGAACATCGGCGCGCTGGTGGCCAAGGAATGTGTGCTGGGGCTGCTGCTCGGGCTGATGCTGGCGGCGCCCCTGTGGGCCATTGAAGCGGTGGGCACCTTGACGGACAACCAGCGCGGCGCCAATGCCGCTCAGCAGGTAACGCCCTTCGCCCAGGCGGATGCCTCGGTCATCGGCTCCGCGTTGCTGCAGGCCATGGTGGTGGTGCTGGCGGCCAGCGGGGCCTTTGCGCTGGTCTATCGCTTTTTGCTCTTCAGCTTCGAAGCCTGGCCGGTGCTGCAACCCTTGCCGGATCTCACCGTGTTCAGCCTCGATCACAGCCTGCGACGCTTTGGGGAGTTCGTGATGAAGGCGGTGCTGTTTGCCGCGCCGATGCTGACCATCGTCCTGTTGATCGACTTTGTGTTTGCATTGATGGGCGTTTTTGCGCCCCAGCTCCAGACCTACTTTGCCGCGTTCCCGATGAAGAGCCTGTGCGCCATCCTGGTGCTGGCGCTCTACCTGACCGTGCTGCTGGGACATGGAGAGCGGTATCTGCTGCAGACGCTGGATCAGGAGACGCGCCTGCTGGAGCAGCAAAGCGGCCAGCAGGAGTGA
- a CDS encoding EscU/YscU/HrcU family type III secretion system export apparatus switch protein: MSEKNKPPTRKRLQESREEGQVAQTPSIPHFLAAVGCFELIVGTSHLWLQQAAEILGSYVGRVGQHQPMAPIGVKDLLVPLAGVGLGAALMVLLLAALLGLIGNIAQTGIVIATNSFLKFERLNPVEHAQQLFSSEQLGKLLMDVLKVSAIFGCGVLAVLMSMDSLLRLADGTLIQGVQVVLAMLLLCERLALIVLVICVVMDWALRRHAHNKSLMMTREEVEREQKDQFGDRHVRAQRNEFRRDVLAGELTENTRKANAVVTNPTHFAVALLYDPKRFPLPVVVARGSDEAAAHMRRVAKAHGIPIVRSPPLARLLYRTGKEWRPVPRLALKSVAAVYRVVAQIQAGERRVDEDLHVDDDTPEHGPSA, translated from the coding sequence ATGTCCGAAAAGAACAAGCCGCCCACCCGAAAACGCCTGCAGGAGTCGCGCGAAGAAGGGCAAGTGGCCCAGACGCCGTCCATCCCCCACTTCCTCGCGGCCGTCGGCTGCTTCGAGCTGATCGTGGGAACCAGCCACTTGTGGCTGCAGCAGGCCGCCGAAATCCTCGGCTCCTATGTGGGCCGTGTGGGCCAGCATCAGCCGATGGCGCCCATCGGGGTGAAGGACCTGCTGGTGCCGCTGGCCGGCGTGGGGCTGGGTGCGGCGCTGATGGTGCTGCTGCTGGCGGCCCTGCTGGGCCTGATCGGCAACATCGCGCAGACGGGCATCGTGATTGCGACCAACAGTTTTCTGAAGTTTGAACGCCTCAATCCCGTGGAACACGCGCAGCAGCTGTTCTCGTCCGAGCAACTGGGCAAGCTGCTGATGGACGTGCTCAAGGTGTCAGCCATTTTCGGCTGCGGGGTGCTGGCGGTGCTGATGTCCATGGACAGCCTGTTGCGGCTGGCCGACGGCACCCTGATCCAGGGTGTTCAAGTCGTCCTGGCGATGCTGCTGCTGTGTGAGCGGCTGGCGCTCATCGTGCTGGTGATCTGCGTGGTGATGGACTGGGCCCTGCGTCGGCATGCCCACAACAAGTCGCTGATGATGACCCGTGAAGAGGTGGAGCGGGAGCAGAAAGACCAGTTCGGCGACCGCCATGTGCGCGCGCAGCGCAATGAGTTCCGACGGGACGTGCTGGCGGGCGAACTGACCGAAAACACCCGCAAGGCCAATGCGGTGGTCACCAACCCCACCCACTTCGCCGTGGCGCTGCTCTACGACCCCAAGCGCTTCCCGCTGCCCGTGGTGGTGGCGCGGGGCAGCGACGAGGCGGCGGCGCACATGCGGCGGGTGGCCAAGGCCCATGGCATTCCGATTGTGCGATCGCCCCCACTGGCGCGGCTGCTCTATCGCACCGGCAAGGAATGGCGGCCGGTGCCGCGGCTCGCCTTGAAATCCGTGGCGGCGGTGTACCGGGTGGTGGCGCAGATCCAGGCGGGCGAGCGCCGCGTGGACGAGGATTTGCACGTCGATGACGACACGCCGGAACACGGACCCTCCGCGTGA
- a CDS encoding EscI/YscI/HrpB family type III secretion system inner rod protein has product MSHVSYASKVWSSDGEGEALADAHSPASQDVMQFQQWLQTDPASAVDRSAGAAHGPSTATARGAGLEGGLSSALHHVGEILHQREQDYFKTLERAARTGDPVEGLAVQRRLSELYLDHGLAVKVIAKTAQAAESLMRLQ; this is encoded by the coding sequence ATGAGCCACGTGTCTTACGCATCAAAGGTGTGGAGCTCGGACGGAGAAGGCGAGGCGCTGGCCGATGCCCACTCGCCCGCCAGCCAGGACGTGATGCAATTCCAGCAGTGGTTGCAGACGGATCCGGCCTCTGCGGTGGACCGGTCCGCCGGCGCGGCCCACGGCCCTTCCACCGCCACGGCGCGAGGTGCCGGCCTGGAGGGAGGGCTCAGCAGCGCACTGCATCATGTGGGCGAGATCCTGCACCAGCGCGAGCAGGACTACTTCAAGACGCTGGAGCGCGCCGCCCGTACCGGCGACCCGGTCGAGGGCCTGGCGGTGCAGCGCCGCCTCTCCGAGCTCTACCTGGACCACGGCCTGGCTGTGAAGGTCATCGCCAAGACGGCGCAGGCCGCCGAGAGCCTGATGAGGCTGCAATGA
- the sctJ gene encoding type III secretion system inner membrane ring lipoprotein SctJ — MKTLWIRDLLPSARGLVTLLMVLPLVLLTGCRTEVDLHSGLADSEANRVVTALRDDGIAAQKRSTKEGVVVSVPESDLARATAVLQARGLPHRAAARMGDVFKKEGLISSPLEERARYVYALSQELEATLAEIDGVVVARVHVVLPEKVAPGEPVQPPTAAVFIKHLPSLEPDVIGLRVRQLVARSIPGMGAQAVDRVSAVFVVSDGVPKRPLPPPTSTSWVWTALGGLMALLVLVGAGLVLREARRRRDAALEDEGNDDDVDDAPVSEAPSPQPGDGPSPSTQLSGA; from the coding sequence ATGAAAACGCTGTGGATCCGGGACCTGCTGCCGTCCGCACGGGGGCTGGTGACCCTGCTGATGGTGCTGCCCCTGGTGCTGCTGACCGGGTGCCGCACCGAGGTCGACCTGCACAGTGGCCTGGCGGACAGCGAAGCCAACCGCGTGGTCACCGCGCTGCGCGACGACGGCATCGCAGCCCAGAAGCGCAGCACCAAGGAAGGCGTGGTGGTGAGCGTGCCCGAAAGCGATCTGGCGCGGGCGACCGCCGTGCTGCAGGCGCGAGGGCTGCCCCACCGCGCCGCCGCACGCATGGGTGATGTGTTCAAGAAGGAGGGCCTGATCAGCAGCCCGCTGGAGGAGCGCGCCCGCTATGTCTATGCACTGTCGCAGGAACTGGAGGCCACGCTCGCCGAGATCGACGGCGTGGTGGTGGCCCGCGTGCACGTGGTGCTGCCGGAGAAGGTGGCGCCCGGCGAACCGGTGCAGCCTCCCACCGCAGCCGTCTTCATCAAGCATCTGCCCAGCCTGGAGCCGGATGTGATTGGCCTGCGGGTGCGGCAGCTGGTGGCGCGCAGCATCCCCGGCATGGGCGCGCAGGCGGTAGACCGGGTGTCGGCCGTCTTTGTCGTCTCCGACGGCGTGCCCAAACGCCCGCTACCCCCTCCTACGTCCACGAGCTGGGTCTGGACCGCGCTGGGAGGCTTGATGGCGCTGCTGGTGCTGGTGGGCGCAGGCCTGGTGCTGCGGGAAGCCCGGCGGCGCCGGGACGCGGCCCTGGAGGACGAGGGCAACGACGACGACGTCGATGACGCGCCCGTCAGCGAGGCCCCATCGCCGCAGCCCGGCGACGGCCCATCCCCTTCGACCCAACTGTCGGGAGCTTGA
- a CDS encoding HrpE/YscL family type III secretion apparatus protein — translation MSAWLSDAAGPASASIASTDHTFAGAPPAEGPAADFAPDVVGAAESGSKPGRSWPPRQLDSRLLQRPAMHGPVLKGSTLQALSTAREVVEAAEREAAALVEAGLKEGTRVADELLQSRQAELARRESQLATEMWQRMARFSEAVSRDWDLALGRLEDQAHLLVSDALARLTAEQPHEARVRACVRELARQGVRPDAGVLHVSAEDAEIVAAITALEGVPWPVEVDADLRAGFLRLASANGRWELDVEGTLTDLRNALESPQAAAFPGAAPPSDG, via the coding sequence ATGAGCGCCTGGCTGTCCGACGCGGCGGGACCGGCATCCGCTTCAATCGCCTCTACCGACCACACCTTTGCTGGCGCTCCGCCCGCTGAAGGCCCGGCTGCCGACTTCGCTCCTGACGTCGTGGGGGCCGCTGAATCCGGGTCGAAGCCCGGCCGCAGCTGGCCGCCTCGGCAGCTGGACAGCCGGCTGCTCCAGCGGCCTGCCATGCACGGGCCGGTGCTCAAGGGCTCCACGCTGCAGGCGCTGTCCACCGCCCGCGAGGTGGTGGAAGCCGCCGAACGCGAGGCGGCGGCCCTGGTCGAAGCTGGCCTAAAGGAGGGCACCCGCGTGGCCGACGAACTCCTGCAGAGCCGGCAGGCAGAGCTGGCGCGGCGGGAATCGCAGCTGGCCACGGAGATGTGGCAACGCATGGCCCGCTTCAGTGAGGCGGTGTCGCGGGACTGGGACCTGGCGCTGGGCCGCCTGGAGGACCAGGCCCACCTCCTGGTGAGTGATGCACTCGCCCGGCTGACGGCCGAGCAGCCGCATGAGGCCCGGGTGCGGGCCTGCGTGCGTGAGCTGGCCCGGCAGGGCGTGCGGCCCGACGCGGGCGTGCTGCATGTGAGTGCCGAGGATGCCGAGATCGTGGCGGCCATCACCGCCCTGGAAGGCGTCCCCTGGCCGGTGGAGGTGGATGCTGACCTGCGCGCCGGCTTCCTGCGCCTGGCCTCGGCAAACGGACGCTGGGAACTGGACGTGGAAGGCACCCTCACCGATCTGCGAAACGCGCTTGAATCCCCTCAGGCCGCCGCCTTCCCCGGCGCCGCGCCCCCCTCAGACGGCTGA
- a CDS encoding YkgJ family cysteine cluster protein: MNFPCTGCGACCRALPAASALNRGDGVCRHHDAVTQRCTIYAERPLICRVDDLYRERLAGQVTRRVYYLLQAQACVALDASNSGMPLEMARQLVMEEGTALSPVDPDSDLEAMASLPPEEAAQGLEQVMTAVQPLL, translated from the coding sequence ATGAACTTCCCTTGCACCGGCTGCGGCGCCTGCTGCCGCGCCTTGCCCGCCGCCTCGGCCCTGAACCGCGGCGATGGGGTCTGCCGTCACCATGATGCGGTGACACAGCGATGCACCATCTATGCCGAGCGACCCCTCATCTGCCGGGTCGACGACCTCTACCGCGAGCGCCTGGCCGGCCAAGTGACCCGCCGGGTCTACTACCTGCTGCAGGCGCAAGCCTGCGTGGCCCTGGATGCGTCCAACAGCGGGATGCCGCTAGAGATGGCCCGTCAACTGGTGATGGAGGAGGGCACGGCGCTGTCCCCGGTGGATCCAGATTCTGACCTCGAGGCGATGGCCAGCCTGCCGCCAGAAGAAGCCGCTCAAGGCCTGGAGCAGGTCATGACGGCGGTGCAACCGCTGCTTTAA